The genomic DNA TCCCTTAAAgggcccggcggcggctcccgTATCCCGGCCGGCGCTGCGGGACCCGCTCCCGCACCCCCCGCACCTCCCGGCGCCCCGCCCAGCCCGCGGCGCTGCGGGCgcggcccggcacagccccgcaccCGCCCCGGCACCTGCGGCGGCGCCGCTCCGCGCCCGTAACCCGGAAGCGCTGCGGCGGCGCGGAGGGGGAGCCGGGACATGGCCGCTGCCCGCTCCTGCCTGCGCGCCGCAGCCGGCATGGCCCTGCCCGCGGCCGCGCGCGGCTGAGCCTCGACCTtgccttccccttcccctcggagcctcctcatcctgctcctcgtgctcctctgcctcctcatCTTCCTCGTCCCGCGGacgctgccggggccgggccgggggcggtgGCGCTGCGGGGGCCCCTCGCTGCCTTGCGGGGCGTCCCGGgggccggggcggagcgggCGGAGCCGCGCGTGCCGCGGTGTGTGCGGGAAGGTGCTTCCCTGGATCCTGCATGTTCCTGCGGGGGGCCGGCTCCGGGGCTGGAGCGCCGCACTGAGCCGTGCCATCGGGGAATTCATTTTGTAAATGTGTACGTGTGGCTCATGTGCTGCGAGGGGGGTCTAGGCTCGGGTTTTGGAGAGTTGCATTTGCTGTAGCGTTAGTTGTGGAGGGGTTTGAGGGGCCGGTTGTAGCCCATCTGTATTACGTGGGGTTGTGCGTTTGGTTTGTATAAGCGGTTTCCAGGCTTTGAAGAGCTGCATTGCTGTGGCTGAACTGTAGTTCTTCCAAGGTTGCCATTGTTTGCGTTCTGGGAGGGCAGCTGGTGGCCTCGCAGGAAGGCGGCGGGTCGCGTCGGAGGAGGGCTCTGGGTCGGTTCCGTGTGACTTCTTTCCAGGAGAGGTTTAGCTTTTCTCCGGCGTCTCTGATGCCAGAACAAGGCCCCAGAATGAACGGTTTCTCTCTGGGcgagctgtgctggctgttcTGCTGCCCGCCCTGCCCCAGCCGCATCGCTGCCAAGCTGGCCTTCCTGCCCCCGGAGCCCACCTACACCGTGCTGCAGcccgagcagcagcaggagcccggggcggcggccggggcgggcaCCCCCACGGGATCGGGCACCTGCAGCCTGCACCTGAGCGAGCGGGCCGACTGGCAGTATTCCCAGCGGGAACTGGATGCCGTGGAAGTGTTCTTCTCCCGCACGGCCCGAGATAACAGGCTGGGCTGCATGTTCGTTCGCTGTGCCCCCACTGGCCGGTACACGCTGCTCTTCTCGCACGGCAATGCTGTGGACCTGGGCCAGATGTGCAGCTTCTACATTGGCCTTGGCTCCCGCATCAACTGCAACGTCTTCTCCTATGACTATTCCGGCTACGGGGTGAGCACCGGCAAGCCCTCTGAGAAAAACCTGTACGCAGACATTGATGCAGCCTGGCAGGCCCTCAGGACAAGGTAAATGGATATTGGCGACAAGGTATTTCTGTATCTCCCTTTAATCCGAGTGTGTCTGCGCTGTTAACCTTGCTGAGTGGAAGGGAAGGGTTTGTAAAAGGTTTCAGTTGCTTTGGTGGCCTCACCAGATGTTCCATGAACAGCTGCAGTGTGATTTACTGGATGGTTTCATTTGTTAAAATGATGGGCAAGCCTTCATCCTTTGGCTTTTTCTAGATTTAGAGGATTATTCAGATGTAATTTGTGTTAGCCATTGCTTCACCACTGAAAATCTCCATCTTGAGTAGGACATATTGCACTGGTTGCAGTTTGAGCTTGCAGACTGCAATAAACCTGTTGTTTGAGACTTGCCTGCCACTGTCTTCATTTAGAGGTAACCCAGATGAGCCAAAGCTCTGACTGAATTTGGCAGTAGCCTTGGCTAGGTGTTGCATGacatgtttggggttttgtgcaAGCTCCTGCAACTTAGACATCTTTCTCTTTTGGCCTCCAAACTGTTATCCAATGCGTATGGTAGTGGGCTGGAAAGAGAAAGTGTTGACATCTGGTAGCAGAGCTGGGTTTTCTGCCAGGAGATGCCAAAGTATGTGGCATCCAAAGGGATGGGGCAACAGTGAGGGGGCTCTGGCAAGAGGCAGCATGGTGAGTGGAAACAGTGAGCCCTTGGCTTCTAGAAAAtcctgagctgctggctctggctcCTTGCTACAACTGATGGCCATGCCTGGGCCTCTCGCTTCTGTCCACAGAAACCATGAGCTCCTTTTGCTGTTGCATAAGTGGTTCTTAAAGTATGACCTCACAGAACATGTCCTGAaagaaagagctttaaaaagcTTAAATTGTAATAGGCCAAGAGAAAAGAGCGATGAACGTTTTCAGTTCTTGGCTCTGGCATTGCATTGACAAACTTGGCTTGCGTGAAATGCGTATTTAATGTCTATCTTGGGGATACATGCCAGTTTCAGAAATAGTGACAGGAGTTGTTACTAATTTAGATAATTGGCTTTGCAAGAATCCAGGGATTGGTTAGTTGTGGAGTCCAAATGCCTTTTGACATTGCTCTGCCTAAGTCAAGCAAAGAGAGGGGGGAGAGAGGTGTAGGGAGAAATTACCCATAGCATGTGTTCTGTCTGCTTGGTGAGCAAACCAGACTCTGGGCTTGTTTTCCAGGACTTTAAGAAAGGTTTGTTTCCTTGAATATAAATAATATGGTCTTATGtaaagaagtaattttgttATGCTATATGCATAATAAATTATTAAGTGCCACTACAACATATGGGTGATGTAAATAAGATTCAAGGGGGGAAAAGTGCTATATCTAAACCAAGCCTAGTTAATGTTCGTCCTTCagttgctgtgttttctctctgtttcactTGATGTTTAGGTGATCATGTTGTTTTATTGAAATCTTCTGAAGCTCTGAAAAAGTGCTTACACATCTGCCTGGAGGTGCTtcttctgtgctgacaggcatTTAGTACACGGTTAGGTTCTATGTAGGCCCAGAAGCAAGGGGCTCCATCACTTAAATCTTTTAAGAAGCCTGCCTCAGCAGGTGATGCCAACACATGCGCAACTTGCTCTGAGAGGCTTGGGCTTCTTCAATAAAAGTGTGACTGGACAGGTTTGTGGTTTTCCATTAGTCTCCCTTCAGTGGTTTATACAAGATCTAGGCTCTGCTTCCCACCTTAAATTGAGGTTTGAAATTTCCCAGCTCCTATTTTGCCATGTTTGTTAATCCCGCGTTGTAGTGTACCTTGAGAGTACAGTTAGAATAGCTATCgttggtttgggttttaggAGCCAAAAGCCGTAGGAATTGGgtgcccagggaaatggtggcATCATCACCCTTGGAATAGTTCAAAGGCCGTGTGAAGGTGGCACTTGGGGGTGTGGTTTAGTGCTGAACACTGTGGTgctgggttgatggttggaTTCAATGCTCTTTGAATTCTTTTCCAGTGTtaaccattttgtgattctatgattacaGTATTTTAGGTGCCCAGTAAGGAAGTTGGTCTCTGTGAAGTGTAAGCTTCAATAGAAAGTTCATCAATTCTATTAACAGATGATGGTGGTTGTAACAGGTATGAGCAGAAACCTTAGTCTTTCTGCTGATGAATTCTCCAAGTAACGTTGTGAACTTTACAAGACTGATCATTTGCTAGTCCTCAATCCAAGTGGCTCACAATTAAGTGAAAtattctgcagcagaaatagAAGTATGCCTCTTGAGGTAAAATGTTATGTTATagcattcctgctgcagcagttcCTCGGTAGCTCCAGGAGATTGTGTATGCTTTCATGCTTAATGCAAATTCCTGGCGTTTGGCCTCCAGTCATATGCTAGTGAACTGTAATGCAAAGTTAAAAGTGAAGTCTTAAAATAGAGGTTCACTGTGCCATCAAAAGCATTTAGTCATCTGTGCTAAGTTCCGTGGGAAGCTGTTGCTCTTCTGAATCCACCAGACGTTCCACCTGGCAGCAGAGACGAATCATTAAAATGTTGGAAGTCTGAgactcttttccttttaaattgtGCCTCTGAAGTACCACTGATACTTCACAATCATTAATTTATCAGGGTCTTTTGAAAGTTACCTTGAGGAAGGTGAGAATTCACCCTGTGCTTGGAGAAAGCTGTCAAATTTTAGAAACGATGGTGAACTGGCTGGAGATTCTGACTGTTTTTTCAAGGTCCTGAAACAAGGATCTTGCTATCACATACACGTTTAGGAACCAAATCTTATATAACAAATGATTATAAAACCATCTGAAAATGGtggatgaaaaaataaaatcatcaaATTCTTTTGTTCAGTTTCAGTTATCTGCCCATCTTTGCAAAATCAGTCTCAACTATCCTCCTTTTAGTCTTTATAAAGGAAACTTGTTTCCTTAATTTAAAGGAATTTAGTATTCTTCtcatgaataaaatatattgtaaaGGATAATATAAAATCCtaactaattttaaattctgtcttTTAGCCCAGCAAAGATGTTGACATACAATTTTGTTCcctaaaatgaatttttatagatttttcttCAGAGGCTGTAATTGTAGCATTGGTTGTTTTCATTCCAGTGTCAAGTATTGATCAGTGATTAATTCGGtcttttatatgtttttttttccacttgattAACAAATTTCCGTCTGATATCTCTGTTTctcaaaaagaatttttttttttactgccacagatcatatttttttttgttttattttaggcAAGTTGGGCTGATTTTGCTGAGTCTGTTTCAAAGTCAGAACGAAATTGAAGAGAATGTGTATCAGACTGTCTTTCATTATCCATGTGGTTTTAAGTTGCTGCTTTTTGTTCAGATTTCTCTTATCCTAATATCTGATTGTCTTAATGCGACATCTGTGCAAAATGACTTGATtgtcctcctcttccccccCTTTCCTGAATCCCACATGGGAAGGTTGAACTTTCTAACACTTTTACATTAAGACAATGTACAGTACTTAAAAACAGGATGCACATGTAGGGCTTAGGTTCAGTGCTGAAGAACAAAACCATGGCTGCTTTGTCCATCACATgctatttatattaaaataaacttgtaTGCTCCCTAAAAATTTGGAGAGGGTTGgtgaagtgttttaaaatccCAGTCAAAGGAAAGAAGGCACTTCTGCCCCACTGCCTCTGCTTCTGTAGTAAAGTATCAAAGAACATAACCTGTTAGTCCATCTTTTGGATCCTGAAAGGAAGCGAAGAAAATGTAATCAATAAATAGCTTGGAAGAGCTGTTCTTGTTGTGTTTAACAAGATACAGCTGAATTTGCTTTTCATGGTGTACAACATAAactatttttaagcttttaataAAGGATAGATGTTATTGTAATGTTTAAATCTTTAATTCTCAAAAAAGGTGCATTTGAATTTGTCTTTCAATCCATAGGAGAGCATTGGTTCACTTTTAGTTTCTGTTATACTTCTTGGTCAATATGGTGTGATGAAAGGAATTGAATTGTGAAATGGCGTAGTAAAATCCACGGTGATTTGATCACTGGGTAGCAGATAGAAtgtttaaatagttttttaaactattttgcTAAATTTGATGTTAAAAAACTGCACACCAAACCTTTTATTATGCAGGAATGTTGTTATTTGCAGTGATGATTATCAGATTATTGCTGTttcctgtgcaggagctggtggagaAGTCTTACATTGAGTAAAATCAGGAAATGCACCTAATTGGATTAGGCCAGAGTGATAACTAATCTTCTGAGGTTGTGTCAGTTTAGTTGTCTCCATTCTGATGTGATGAGGTGCTTACAGCTTTCCAGGTGAATAACAGCTTCAGGGGTTTTTTATCTCGCCTAATCAAAATAGTCAATTTCTACTTAAATTTTCACTGCAACAGCATCTTCCTTCACTGGCATCATATTTTGTGCATGATCTAAGCCAAGTTCTTTAGATTGGATGCTTAAAGGTTTTTATCAAAAGTTACCAGCTAAATCTTGACATGATGAAGGGCAGTGGTTGGCAGAATCACAATTAATAGTCTTGGAATAATAGGGTTTCCTTTCTTCATGGAGCATCACCTGGTAGATTGTGCAGTCATACCAGCTATTCAGTAACGTTGTTACAATGTCTCCAGAGGATTGTTTAAAACTACTCTCCTCTAAAACTTATTCTATGTGCTATGGTCAATACTTCAAGAAAGGCTGCATATAGCCTTGAGCAAAAATAGACACATACACAATCCTCTGCTGTTGTTGTCTATGCAATGAGCAGAGATTAATTCAGATGATGAGCATCCTTGGGACAACTACCAACAACTGTTTAAAACAGGTGCTCTGATGTTCAAAGTTATTCAAAATGTTTACTGAGCTTTGGTGTTGTATTATGTCTTTTAGTCACTGAAGTAAAAGtagttttcttaaatatttcccTGTTACTGTCAGGGCTACAAGATCAAAGcttgtttaaaaaggaaaaaaaaacccacaaaaacacaaaaaacaaaaaacttttgACTGTCAAGAATGTTTTGCAACTGGTGTtatttgtgaagaaaaataagctgCTAAAGAGCCTTTGGCTATCAGTACACGATCTCCTGAGTGTGGTTAGTCCTGAAATTCCACTGCCTGAACTGGAGATATTGGTTTACCCTGATGTACAAAGGTTGTAGGACCTGGTTCTCAACATCATCAGAGCATTGAACATAGAAGATTCCTAGAGGAACATATTGTTAAACCCTTCATGCTGAAGTAACTGTCTGCTCTTTAGCACTAAATTACACGAAGTGCACAGGAAAGGCAGCTTTTTCTCTCTAGATAGAGAAGTGTCTCCTTTTGAGGCTGAGCTGATGGTTGCTCTGCCGTGGCTGTTTGACCTGTGCGTGTTGCTGGGAGCTTTTAGATTTGTTCAGTTTGTTCTTGACAGGGGAgttggagctgggctgtgtgaaCCTCAATGGCTTTGCTCTGAAGCCAGGGTCAGTCTCCAGTCCATCACAAcctcaaaagcaaaaaaccctctgaaatTCACCCTTTACTCTCTGTTACTCTGCTACTTAGAGCCATTCTGAAGTGCTGGGCTAAGTTTACACTGGTTCATTACTTGTGAACGTAAgtaaaaagaacaagaaaaaaacctggcagtgctgtccagGACTGTAAGATAGCTGTGAGAATGGATAGGTGGAAACCATTTCAGGGTGTGCAAGTGGTTATCTGCCATCAGCTGGCTTTGTGGGAAAAACTGTCAGTCAGCAAATGGATATTTCTGTTTCCATActgaatgaagaaaacaggtccttttcagttttctggggttttttggtccTGGATGTGAAGATAGACTAGTACCAGAGCAGTGCCAAGTATTGGCTGTTTGAAGTCTGACTGCTGGGACTAAGGTCTGAATTTCCTATTAATATGATGTGCCAGTGTGATGATACTAACTTCATCCCTGCCCCAAACCCACTTTTAAGTTCCATGGTTGTATTCTGTTGGTTTTAAGGCCAACAGTCTCAAGATTGTGCAGCACtagtaaagaaaatgaacaaataacATAGGGGGTTGTTTTTTCCCAAAGCTGATAATAAATTTAATGAATAACTAAGAATCCTTTCTGGCCTCCTTCACAAATGTAAATCAATTACAAGGCTGCATTGGAAGCAGTTGAAATGAGTCGTAAAACAAGATGCAGATGTGTTGTACCTAACATGCTTCCATACATTCAGGTTTGCTTTTGCCAAATAGCACCTAAGAAGATCAGAAATCTTTTCCTGTGGATTAGGAGATAGCTTCAGTTGCTACTGAACTTGAGAGGAATTAAAGCCACCTGTGTAGAAGATGAGGGGTTCCTTGTGTTTTCCTGAATCTaagaaagaaagtatttttacaatttttgaATGCTGGTGGCTCTTAGGTGTCTGAAATGAAGTGATTAAGAATTGTTTTTTGTCTGACTCTTAAAGCTTGGGTTTGTATGGcctaaaatacaaaaccaaaccaactgATAGACAGTACCTCACTGTATCTCCTGTGGCAGTTGGTGGTGGATAATTGAGATTGCTGCAGACAAGCACTTGGTGAATTGAATAAGCAGTTGCAGTGACCCATTTGCTACTGCTTCGTCTTGACTGCCCTGCTTTCCAGTTTTTAGATGAATGACTTACACTGGTCTTGCATGCTCAGCCTGACATCTGATGATGAAGCTCAATTTCATTCCTGACTAAAACTGAGTGTTGTGTTggcagtgggttttttttttttcagtgtgtcaGGTTTTGGGAGCAGTGGGAAATGTGGGATTGTAAGCCCAGGAAATGCTGTATGAACACAGTGGAATAAAGATACTTTTAACAGAAGGCTAAGAATGTAGAATGGGATGGATGAATAGTGCACAGTGTCAGCTTAAGGACAGAGGAACATCTTTGCATTCTTTATTCCAAGAGCTGATTTGAGAAGAATGGGTTACTG from Sylvia atricapilla isolate bSylAtr1 chromosome 13, bSylAtr1.pri, whole genome shotgun sequence includes the following:
- the ABHD17C gene encoding alpha/beta hydrolase domain-containing protein 17C; this translates as MPEQGPRMNGFSLGELCWLFCCPPCPSRIAAKLAFLPPEPTYTVLQPEQQQEPGAAAGAGTPTGSGTCSLHLSERADWQYSQRELDAVEVFFSRTARDNRLGCMFVRCAPTGRYTLLFSHGNAVDLGQMCSFYIGLGSRINCNVFSYDYSGYGVSTGKPSEKNLYADIDAAWQALRTRYGVSPENIILYGQSIGTVPTVDLASRYECAAVILHSPLMSGLRVAFPDTRKTYCFDAFPSIDKISKVTSPVLVIHGTEDEVIDFSHGLAMYERCPRAVEPLWVEGAGHNDIELYAQYLERLKQFISHELPNS